From one Gossypium hirsutum isolate 1008001.06 chromosome D08, Gossypium_hirsutum_v2.1, whole genome shotgun sequence genomic stretch:
- the LOC107910452 gene encoding endonuclease III homolog 1, chloroplastic isoform X9, producing the protein MGDVVSTIPTIGFNVETVQYNNIKFQVWDLGKSKSACDELNVGVGIASPIGVGGKALANWEKVLEGIRKMRCLKDAPVDTMGCEKAGSVLPPKVQSCRSFERRFVVLVSSLLSRQTKDHVTHVTQRGQMLLRICKKP; encoded by the exons ATGGGTGACGTAGTCTCTACAATTCCAA CAATTGGGTTTAATGTAGAGACTGTACAATACAACAACATCAAGTTTCAAGTATGGGATTTAG GGAAGTCGAAGTCCGCATGTGATGAGCTTAATGTGGGCGTCGGTATTGCTTCTCCTATTGGAGTGGGAG GCAAAGCACTTGCCAACTGGGAAAAAGTGCTTGAAGGAATCCGTAAAATGAGGTGCTTAAAAGATGCACCTGTAGACACTATGGGATGTGAGAAAGCCGGAAGTGTTCTTCCACCCAAAGTACAATCTTGTCGATCATTT GAAAGAAGATTTGTTGTCTTGGTATCATCACTACTATCTAGACAAACCAAAGATCATGTTACTCATG TTACTCAAAGAGGGCAGATGCTACTGAGGATTTGCAAGAAGCCATAG
- the LOC107910452 gene encoding endonuclease III homolog 1, chloroplastic isoform X2, whose translation MLSLFVFSLYFDHLPTDRLQMGDVVSTIPTIGFNVETVQYNNIKFQVWDLGKSKSACDELNVGVGIASPIGVGGKALANWEKVLEGIRKMRCLKDAPVDTMGCEKAGSVLPPKVQSCRSFERRFVVLVSSLLSRQTKDHVTHVTQRGQMLLRICKKP comes from the exons ATGCTTTCCCTTTTCgtattttctctctattttgatCATCTTCCAACAGATCGGCTTCAGATGGGTGACGTAGTCTCTACAATTCCAA CAATTGGGTTTAATGTAGAGACTGTACAATACAACAACATCAAGTTTCAAGTATGGGATTTAG GGAAGTCGAAGTCCGCATGTGATGAGCTTAATGTGGGCGTCGGTATTGCTTCTCCTATTGGAGTGGGAG GCAAAGCACTTGCCAACTGGGAAAAAGTGCTTGAAGGAATCCGTAAAATGAGGTGCTTAAAAGATGCACCTGTAGACACTATGGGATGTGAGAAAGCCGGAAGTGTTCTTCCACCCAAAGTACAATCTTGTCGATCATTT GAAAGAAGATTTGTTGTCTTGGTATCATCACTACTATCTAGACAAACCAAAGATCATGTTACTCATG TTACTCAAAGAGGGCAGATGCTACTGAGGATTTGCAAGAAGCCATAG
- the LOC107910452 gene encoding endonuclease III homolog 1, chloroplastic isoform X7 — protein MGDVVSTIPTIGFNVETVQYNNIKFQVWDLVYDFAGKSKSACDELNVGVGIASPIGVGGKALANWEKVLEGIRKMRCLKDAPVDTMGCEKAGSVLPPKVQSCRSFERRFVVLVSSLLSRQTKDHVTHVTQRGQMLLRICKKP, from the exons ATGGGTGACGTAGTCTCTACAATTCCAA CAATTGGGTTTAATGTAGAGACTGTACAATACAACAACATCAAGTTTCAAGTATGGGATTTAG TTTATGATTTTGCAGGGAAGTCGAAGTCCGCATGTGATGAGCTTAATGTGGGCGTCGGTATTGCTTCTCCTATTGGAGTGGGAG GCAAAGCACTTGCCAACTGGGAAAAAGTGCTTGAAGGAATCCGTAAAATGAGGTGCTTAAAAGATGCACCTGTAGACACTATGGGATGTGAGAAAGCCGGAAGTGTTCTTCCACCCAAAGTACAATCTTGTCGATCATTT GAAAGAAGATTTGTTGTCTTGGTATCATCACTACTATCTAGACAAACCAAAGATCATGTTACTCATG TTACTCAAAGAGGGCAGATGCTACTGAGGATTTGCAAGAAGCCATAG
- the LOC107910452 gene encoding endonuclease III homolog 1, chloroplastic isoform X5 → MLSLFVFSLYFDHLPTDRLQMGDVVSTIPTIGFNVETVQYNNIKFQVWDLGKSKSACDELNVGVGIASPIGVGGKALANWEKVLEGIRKMRCLKDAPVDTMGCEKAGSVLPPKERRFVVLVSSLLSRQTKDHVTHVTQRGQMLLRICKKP, encoded by the exons ATGCTTTCCCTTTTCgtattttctctctattttgatCATCTTCCAACAGATCGGCTTCAGATGGGTGACGTAGTCTCTACAATTCCAA CAATTGGGTTTAATGTAGAGACTGTACAATACAACAACATCAAGTTTCAAGTATGGGATTTAG GGAAGTCGAAGTCCGCATGTGATGAGCTTAATGTGGGCGTCGGTATTGCTTCTCCTATTGGAGTGGGAG GCAAAGCACTTGCCAACTGGGAAAAAGTGCTTGAAGGAATCCGTAAAATGAGGTGCTTAAAAGATGCACCTGTAGACACTATGGGATGTGAGAAAGCCGGAAGTGTTCTTCCACCCAAA GAAAGAAGATTTGTTGTCTTGGTATCATCACTACTATCTAGACAAACCAAAGATCATGTTACTCATG TTACTCAAAGAGGGCAGATGCTACTGAGGATTTGCAAGAAGCCATAG
- the LOC107910452 gene encoding endonuclease III homolog 1, chloroplastic isoform X3 encodes MLSLFVFSLYFDHLPTDRLQMGDVVSTIPTIGFNVETVQYNNIKFQVWDLVYDFAGKSKSACDELNVGVGIASPIGVGGKALANWEKVLEGIRKMRCLKDAPVDTMGCEKAGSVLPPKERRFVVLVSSLLSRQTKDHVTHVTQRGQMLLRICKKP; translated from the exons ATGCTTTCCCTTTTCgtattttctctctattttgatCATCTTCCAACAGATCGGCTTCAGATGGGTGACGTAGTCTCTACAATTCCAA CAATTGGGTTTAATGTAGAGACTGTACAATACAACAACATCAAGTTTCAAGTATGGGATTTAG TTTATGATTTTGCAGGGAAGTCGAAGTCCGCATGTGATGAGCTTAATGTGGGCGTCGGTATTGCTTCTCCTATTGGAGTGGGAG GCAAAGCACTTGCCAACTGGGAAAAAGTGCTTGAAGGAATCCGTAAAATGAGGTGCTTAAAAGATGCACCTGTAGACACTATGGGATGTGAGAAAGCCGGAAGTGTTCTTCCACCCAAA GAAAGAAGATTTGTTGTCTTGGTATCATCACTACTATCTAGACAAACCAAAGATCATGTTACTCATG TTACTCAAAGAGGGCAGATGCTACTGAGGATTTGCAAGAAGCCATAG
- the LOC107910452 gene encoding endonuclease III homolog 1, chloroplastic isoform X1 — MLSLFVFSLYFDHLPTDRLQMGDVVSTIPTIGFNVETVQYNNIKFQVWDLVYDFAGKSKSACDELNVGVGIASPIGVGGKALANWEKVLEGIRKMRCLKDAPVDTMGCEKAGSVLPPKVQSCRSFERRFVVLVSSLLSRQTKDHVTHVTQRGQMLLRICKKP, encoded by the exons ATGCTTTCCCTTTTCgtattttctctctattttgatCATCTTCCAACAGATCGGCTTCAGATGGGTGACGTAGTCTCTACAATTCCAA CAATTGGGTTTAATGTAGAGACTGTACAATACAACAACATCAAGTTTCAAGTATGGGATTTAG TTTATGATTTTGCAGGGAAGTCGAAGTCCGCATGTGATGAGCTTAATGTGGGCGTCGGTATTGCTTCTCCTATTGGAGTGGGAG GCAAAGCACTTGCCAACTGGGAAAAAGTGCTTGAAGGAATCCGTAAAATGAGGTGCTTAAAAGATGCACCTGTAGACACTATGGGATGTGAGAAAGCCGGAAGTGTTCTTCCACCCAAAGTACAATCTTGTCGATCATTT GAAAGAAGATTTGTTGTCTTGGTATCATCACTACTATCTAGACAAACCAAAGATCATGTTACTCATG TTACTCAAAGAGGGCAGATGCTACTGAGGATTTGCAAGAAGCCATAG
- the LOC107910452 gene encoding endonuclease III homolog 1, chloroplastic isoform X4 has translation MLSLFVFSLYFDHLPTDRLQMGDVVSTIPTIGFNVETVQYNNIKFQVWDLVYDFAGKSKSACDELNVGVGIASPIGVGGKALANWEKVLEGIRKMRCLKDAPVDTMGCEKAGSVLPPKVQSCRSFVEDLLSWYHHYYLDKPKIMLLMLLKEGRCY, from the exons ATGCTTTCCCTTTTCgtattttctctctattttgatCATCTTCCAACAGATCGGCTTCAGATGGGTGACGTAGTCTCTACAATTCCAA CAATTGGGTTTAATGTAGAGACTGTACAATACAACAACATCAAGTTTCAAGTATGGGATTTAG TTTATGATTTTGCAGGGAAGTCGAAGTCCGCATGTGATGAGCTTAATGTGGGCGTCGGTATTGCTTCTCCTATTGGAGTGGGAG GCAAAGCACTTGCCAACTGGGAAAAAGTGCTTGAAGGAATCCGTAAAATGAGGTGCTTAAAAGATGCACCTGTAGACACTATGGGATGTGAGAAAGCCGGAAGTGTTCTTCCACCCAAAGTACAATCTTGTCGATCATTTGTAG AAGATTTGTTGTCTTGGTATCATCACTACTATCTAGACAAACCAAAGATCATGTTACTCATG TTACTCAAAGAGGGCAGATGCTACTGA
- the LOC107910452 gene encoding uncharacterized protein isoform X6, whose amino-acid sequence MLSLFVFSLYFDHLPTDRLQMGDVVSTIPTIGFNVETVQYNNIKFQVWDLGKSKSACDELNVGVGIASPIGVGGKALANWEKVLEGIRKMRCLKDAPVDTMGCEKAGSVLPPKVQSCRSFVEDLLSWYHHYYLDKPKIMLLMLLKEGRCY is encoded by the exons ATGCTTTCCCTTTTCgtattttctctctattttgatCATCTTCCAACAGATCGGCTTCAGATGGGTGACGTAGTCTCTACAATTCCAA CAATTGGGTTTAATGTAGAGACTGTACAATACAACAACATCAAGTTTCAAGTATGGGATTTAG GGAAGTCGAAGTCCGCATGTGATGAGCTTAATGTGGGCGTCGGTATTGCTTCTCCTATTGGAGTGGGAG GCAAAGCACTTGCCAACTGGGAAAAAGTGCTTGAAGGAATCCGTAAAATGAGGTGCTTAAAAGATGCACCTGTAGACACTATGGGATGTGAGAAAGCCGGAAGTGTTCTTCCACCCAAAGTACAATCTTGTCGATCATTTGTAG AAGATTTGTTGTCTTGGTATCATCACTACTATCTAGACAAACCAAAGATCATGTTACTCATG TTACTCAAAGAGGGCAGATGCTACTGA
- the LOC107910452 gene encoding ADP-ribosylation factor-like protein 14 isoform X11: MLSLFVFSLYFDHLPTDRLQMGDVVSTIPTIGFNVETVQYNNIKFQVWDLGKSKSACDELNVGVGIASPIGVGGKALANWEKVLEGIRKMRCLKDAPVDTMGCEKAGSVLPPKVQSCRSFVGKKICCLGIITTI; the protein is encoded by the exons ATGCTTTCCCTTTTCgtattttctctctattttgatCATCTTCCAACAGATCGGCTTCAGATGGGTGACGTAGTCTCTACAATTCCAA CAATTGGGTTTAATGTAGAGACTGTACAATACAACAACATCAAGTTTCAAGTATGGGATTTAG GGAAGTCGAAGTCCGCATGTGATGAGCTTAATGTGGGCGTCGGTATTGCTTCTCCTATTGGAGTGGGAG GCAAAGCACTTGCCAACTGGGAAAAAGTGCTTGAAGGAATCCGTAAAATGAGGTGCTTAAAAGATGCACCTGTAGACACTATGGGATGTGAGAAAGCCGGAAGTGTTCTTCCACCCAAAGTACAATCTTGTCGATCATTTGTAG GAAAGAAGATTTGTTGTCTTGGTATCATCACTACTATCTAG
- the LOC107910452 gene encoding uncharacterized protein isoform X10, which yields MLSLFVFSLYFDHLPTDRLQMGDVVSTIPTIGFNVETVQYNNIKFQVWDLVYDFAGKSKSACDELNVGVGIASPIGVGGKALANWEKVLEGIRKMRCLKDAPVDTMGCEKAGSVLPPKVQSCRSFKICCLGIITTI from the exons ATGCTTTCCCTTTTCgtattttctctctattttgatCATCTTCCAACAGATCGGCTTCAGATGGGTGACGTAGTCTCTACAATTCCAA CAATTGGGTTTAATGTAGAGACTGTACAATACAACAACATCAAGTTTCAAGTATGGGATTTAG TTTATGATTTTGCAGGGAAGTCGAAGTCCGCATGTGATGAGCTTAATGTGGGCGTCGGTATTGCTTCTCCTATTGGAGTGGGAG GCAAAGCACTTGCCAACTGGGAAAAAGTGCTTGAAGGAATCCGTAAAATGAGGTGCTTAAAAGATGCACCTGTAGACACTATGGGATGTGAGAAAGCCGGAAGTGTTCTTCCACCCAAAGTACAATCTTGTCGATCATTT AAGATTTGTTGTCTTGGTATCATCACTACTATCTAG
- the LOC107910452 gene encoding uncharacterized protein isoform X8 → MLSLFVFSLYFDHLPTDRLQMGDVVSTIPTIGFNVETVQYNNIKFQVWDLVYDFAGKSKSACDELNVGVGIASPIGVGGKALANWEKVLEGIRKMRCLKDAPVDTMGCEKAGSVLPPKVQSCRSFVGKKICCLGIITTI, encoded by the exons ATGCTTTCCCTTTTCgtattttctctctattttgatCATCTTCCAACAGATCGGCTTCAGATGGGTGACGTAGTCTCTACAATTCCAA CAATTGGGTTTAATGTAGAGACTGTACAATACAACAACATCAAGTTTCAAGTATGGGATTTAG TTTATGATTTTGCAGGGAAGTCGAAGTCCGCATGTGATGAGCTTAATGTGGGCGTCGGTATTGCTTCTCCTATTGGAGTGGGAG GCAAAGCACTTGCCAACTGGGAAAAAGTGCTTGAAGGAATCCGTAAAATGAGGTGCTTAAAAGATGCACCTGTAGACACTATGGGATGTGAGAAAGCCGGAAGTGTTCTTCCACCCAAAGTACAATCTTGTCGATCATTTGTAG GAAAGAAGATTTGTTGTCTTGGTATCATCACTACTATCTAG